From a region of the Actinomadura luzonensis genome:
- a CDS encoding non-ribosomal peptide synthetase yields MSDNGVRARLAGLSPERRAALEARLAGAGAARSSGPAPAAAAPGELSAAQRRLWVVDQLDPGNPAYTLSWAYRITGDLDAAALATAFDALVDRHPILGHVIETRDGEPRQVPGPVRPALRVETMSAAAADAAAREEARFAFDLSAGPLTRARLLRVAAGEHRLIVTLHHVLADRWSVGILFRDLFRLYAGEPLPARPVPYAEHVARQRAARSRERDLAYWRAALDGLPDVLDLPADRPRPPMRSNAGRRLLFELDAGLAARMRELAAGERATPFMVLLAALQTVLARYTGQGDIPIGTPMSLRPDPALDQTVGLFLNTVVLRGDLSGDPSFTELLRRTRERVLAAYDHAELPFETLVEELSSGRDLSRNPLFQVMLAYQNTPEPPHGLPGLRLERLDVRPGTAMFDLDLIVEERGDGSLLCVLDHATDLFDDDRIARLSGHLRTLLAAAVATPGLRLSELPLMDAAELRRTLDAGQGAALACPERGVHHLVAEQAARTPDATAVEGEDGTALTYAELESRASALAARLRALGAGQETRVAVCLPRSPDVVVALLAVLKAGGCYVPLDPGYPPDRLARLVTDSGAALAVTVAALRDRLPAAARPLLLDEPADAAAPMPEPAFRPDQAAYLIYTSGSTGRAKGVVVPHRGLVSLLADVRERPGLAPGARFLFLTSVSFDIAMIEIFGPLVSGGTVVLGSAGAVERVHDLVRGGGLHTVQATPSVLEGLLPALAHGVPRVISTGEALPGPLAARLLAVTGELWDLYGPTETTVWSTRRRVTDGRGGSIGEPVANTTAYVVDQHLRPVPVGVPGELLLGGAGVTRGYHHRPALTAERFVPDPFGPPGARLYRTGDLARRHPDGTLEYLGRLDHQVKIRGVRIEPDEIAAVLAEHPHVHHAVVTHRPDTPGGPGLVAYTISTTDETTLRAHLRARLPETMIPAAFVPLTTLPTLPSGKLDRAALPPPPTTAATGERVPPRTPAEHVLHALWAELLGRDDFGVEDDFFALGGHSLLAMRLVVRLREAHGAEVTLRRCFATPTIAALAPLVPDRRDAVRPIPRAPAGPVRPSHAQARLWFLDQLDPGDPAYNVAWGERLTGPLDVAALAAAFDDLVDRHDALRLVVAADDDGEPVLREGAQRPRLAVRTGRDVGREEARHRFDLAAGPLARAALVRRGPAEHELYLTLHHVVADRWSLSILLRDLMELYRARVTGAAPALPALAARYRDFAAWHRERAGGRAADLAYWKDALAGLPATLDLPADRRRQGRAATAGRRLTFPIDAATTAAVHALALERQVTPFMVLLAALQAVLARYTGRADIPVGTPVSGRAHPDVEELAGLFLNTLVLRGDLSGEPSFAELLARTRERVLDAHDHAELPFEVLVQELAEERDLTRNPLFQVMLAYQNVPPAPPDAAGVALRTLDVDPGVTQADLHLVIEESGDGLTGVLHYATDLFDHDRMERFAGHLRALLAAALAEPERPVADLPLLTPAELDVIRRANDTAAPASDATLAGLVAARAARTPDAPALRGEGPWLTYAEFAARVNRLARRLRALGAGPGEVVGVCLERGPDLVVAVHAVVAAGAAYLPLEPDHPAARLAGMAADAGARLTVSAGRFADRLPPVPAVLLDRDAGDIAAEDAAPPGGPPHPDDLAYVIFTSGSTGRPKGVGVSHRAIVNRLAWMQDAFRLTGDDRVLHKTPFSFDVSVWELFWPLTAGAGLVVARHGGHADPAYLAAVLERESITTVHFVPSMLDAFLSEPGLGGRLGALRTVVCSGEALGAGLAARFAAALPGAGLHNLYGPTEAAVDVSWHACRPGEDPVPIGRPVPGTRLEILDERMHRVPVGVPGGLWIGGVQLARGYAARPALTAERFVPDPYGSVGGRLYDTGDLARWRPDGEIEYLGRSDHQVKIRGMRVEPGEVEAALAALPGVRAAAVRALADGAGLRLAGYVVPEEGAGGPGAAQEWERLLRDRLPAHLVPATWTVLAELPLNRSGKLDRDALPDPRAAGPRAHAEPEGAAERAVADAWRGVLGLERVSAHDNFFAVGGDSIRSLKVVARLRAAGYAVRLEQLFRHQTVRELAGRLLPEAAAAPEAQERPFGLLDPEDLARLLEGEAR; encoded by the coding sequence GTGAGCGACAACGGGGTACGGGCGCGGCTGGCCGGGCTCAGCCCGGAGCGGCGCGCCGCGCTGGAGGCCCGCCTCGCGGGCGCCGGAGCCGCGCGGAGCAGCGGGCCCGCGCCCGCCGCGGCGGCGCCCGGGGAGCTGTCGGCCGCGCAGCGCCGCCTCTGGGTGGTGGACCAGCTCGACCCGGGCAACCCGGCCTACACCCTGTCGTGGGCGTACCGGATCACCGGCGACCTGGACGCCGCCGCGCTGGCGACGGCGTTCGACGCGCTGGTGGACCGGCACCCGATCCTCGGGCACGTGATCGAGACCCGGGACGGCGAGCCGCGTCAGGTGCCCGGCCCGGTGCGGCCCGCGCTGCGCGTGGAGACGATGTCCGCCGCCGCGGCCGACGCCGCCGCCCGCGAGGAGGCCCGCTTCGCCTTCGACCTGAGCGCCGGCCCGCTGACCAGGGCCCGCCTGCTGCGCGTGGCCGCCGGGGAGCACCGGCTGATCGTGACGCTGCACCACGTCCTGGCCGACCGCTGGTCGGTGGGGATCCTGTTCCGCGACCTGTTCCGGCTCTACGCCGGCGAGCCGCTGCCCGCGCGGCCGGTGCCGTACGCCGAGCACGTGGCCCGGCAGCGGGCCGCCCGCTCGCGGGAGCGCGACCTCGCCTACTGGCGGGCCGCCCTCGACGGCCTGCCCGACGTGCTCGACCTGCCCGCCGACCGGCCGCGCCCGCCGATGCGCTCGAACGCGGGCCGCCGCCTGCTGTTCGAGCTGGACGCCGGGCTCGCCGCCCGGATGCGCGAGCTGGCCGCCGGCGAGCGCGCCACGCCGTTCATGGTGCTGCTCGCCGCCCTCCAGACGGTGCTGGCCCGCTACACCGGGCAGGGCGACATCCCGATCGGCACGCCGATGTCGCTGCGCCCGGACCCGGCGCTGGACCAGACCGTCGGCCTGTTCCTCAACACGGTGGTGCTGCGCGGCGACCTGTCCGGCGACCCGTCCTTCACCGAGCTGCTGCGGCGCACGCGGGAGCGCGTGCTGGCCGCCTACGACCACGCCGAGCTGCCGTTCGAGACGCTGGTGGAGGAGCTGTCGAGCGGGCGGGACCTGTCGCGCAACCCGCTGTTCCAGGTGATGCTCGCCTACCAGAACACGCCCGAGCCGCCGCACGGCCTGCCCGGCCTGCGGCTGGAGCGCCTGGACGTGCGGCCCGGCACCGCCATGTTCGACCTGGACCTCATCGTCGAGGAGCGCGGGGACGGCTCGCTGCTGTGCGTGCTCGACCACGCCACCGACCTGTTCGACGACGACCGGATCGCCCGCCTGTCCGGGCACCTGCGCACGCTGCTGGCCGCCGCCGTCGCCACGCCGGGCCTGCGGCTGTCGGAGCTGCCGCTCATGGACGCCGCCGAGCTGCGCCGCACCCTGGACGCCGGGCAGGGCGCGGCGCTCGCCTGCCCGGAGCGCGGCGTCCACCACCTGGTCGCCGAGCAGGCCGCCCGCACGCCGGACGCGACCGCCGTGGAGGGCGAGGACGGCACGGCGCTGACGTACGCCGAGCTGGAGTCCCGGGCGTCGGCGCTGGCCGCCCGGCTGCGCGCCCTCGGCGCCGGCCAGGAGACCCGGGTCGCGGTCTGCCTGCCCCGCTCCCCCGACGTGGTGGTGGCGCTGCTGGCCGTGCTCAAGGCGGGCGGCTGCTACGTGCCGCTGGACCCCGGCTACCCGCCGGACCGGCTGGCGCGGCTCGTCACCGACTCGGGCGCGGCCCTGGCGGTCACCGTCGCCGCGCTGCGCGACCGGCTGCCGGCCGCCGCGCGCCCGCTGCTGCTCGACGAGCCGGCGGACGCGGCAGCCCCGATGCCGGAGCCCGCCTTCCGCCCGGACCAGGCCGCGTACCTGATCTACACCTCGGGCTCGACCGGCCGGGCCAAGGGCGTGGTGGTGCCGCACCGGGGGCTGGTCAGCCTGCTGGCGGACGTGCGCGAGCGGCCCGGCCTGGCGCCGGGGGCGCGGTTCCTGTTCCTGACGTCGGTGTCGTTCGACATCGCGATGATCGAGATCTTCGGGCCGCTGGTCAGCGGCGGGACGGTCGTCCTCGGCTCGGCCGGCGCGGTCGAGCGGGTCCACGACCTGGTCAGGGGCGGAGGGCTGCACACCGTGCAGGCCACGCCGTCCGTCCTGGAGGGGCTGCTGCCGGCGCTGGCCCACGGGGTGCCCCGGGTGATCAGCACCGGCGAGGCGCTGCCCGGCCCGCTCGCCGCCCGCCTGCTCGCGGTGACCGGGGAGCTGTGGGACCTGTACGGCCCCACCGAGACCACGGTGTGGTCCACCCGGCGGCGCGTCACCGACGGGCGGGGCGGCTCGATCGGCGAACCGGTGGCGAACACGACGGCGTACGTGGTGGACCAGCACCTGCGGCCCGTCCCCGTCGGCGTGCCCGGCGAACTCCTGCTCGGCGGCGCCGGCGTCACCCGCGGCTACCACCACCGCCCCGCCCTCACCGCCGAACGCTTCGTCCCCGACCCCTTCGGACCACCCGGCGCCCGCCTCTACCGCACCGGCGACCTCGCCCGCCGCCACCCCGACGGCACCCTCGAATACCTCGGCCGCCTCGACCACCAAGTCAAGATCCGCGGCGTCCGCATCGAACCCGACGAGATCGCCGCCGTCCTCGCCGAACACCCCCACGTCCACCACGCCGTCGTCACCCACCGCCCCGACACCCCCGGCGGACCCGGCCTCGTCGCCTACACCATCAGCACCACCGACGAGACCACCCTGCGCGCCCACCTCCGCGCCCGCCTGCCCGAAACCATGATCCCCGCCGCCTTCGTCCCCCTCACCACCCTCCCCACCCTCCCCAGCGGCAAGCTCGACCGCGCCGCACTCCCCCCGCCGCCGACGACGGCCGCCACCGGCGAGCGGGTGCCACCGCGCACGCCCGCCGAGCACGTCCTGCACGCGCTCTGGGCCGAGCTGCTCGGCCGCGACGACTTCGGCGTCGAGGACGACTTCTTCGCGCTCGGCGGCCACTCGCTGCTGGCGATGCGGCTGGTGGTCCGGCTCAGGGAGGCGCACGGCGCGGAGGTGACGCTGCGCCGCTGCTTCGCCACGCCGACCATCGCGGCCCTCGCCCCGCTCGTCCCCGACCGGCGCGACGCGGTGCGGCCGATCCCGCGCGCCCCCGCCGGGCCGGTGCGGCCCTCGCACGCGCAGGCCCGGCTGTGGTTCCTCGACCAGCTCGACCCCGGCGACCCGGCGTACAACGTGGCCTGGGGCGAGCGGCTGACCGGCCCGCTGGACGTGGCCGCGCTGGCCGCCGCGTTCGACGACCTGGTGGACCGGCACGACGCCCTGCGCCTGGTCGTCGCGGCCGACGACGACGGCGAGCCCGTGCTGCGCGAGGGCGCCCAGCGGCCGCGGCTCGCCGTGCGGACCGGCCGGGACGTGGGACGGGAGGAGGCGCGGCACCGCTTCGACCTGGCGGCCGGGCCGCTCGCCCGCGCCGCGCTGGTCCGGCGCGGCCCCGCCGAGCACGAGCTGTACCTCACCCTGCACCACGTCGTCGCCGACCGGTGGAGCCTGTCGATCCTGCTGCGCGACCTGATGGAGCTGTACCGGGCCCGCGTCACCGGCGCCGCGCCCGCCCTGCCCGCGCTCGCCGCCCGCTACCGGGACTTCGCCGCCTGGCACCGGGAGCGGGCCGGCGGGCGGGCGGCGGACCTCGCGTACTGGAAGGACGCGCTCGCCGGCCTGCCCGCCACCCTCGACCTGCCCGCCGACCGGCGCCGCCAGGGGCGGGCGGCCACGGCGGGGCGGCGGCTGACGTTCCCGATCGACGCCGCGACGACGGCGGCGGTGCACGCGCTGGCGCTGGAGCGGCAGGTCACGCCGTTCATGGTGCTGCTGGCCGCCCTGCAGGCGGTGCTGGCCCGCTACACCGGGCGCGCCGACATCCCCGTCGGCACCCCGGTCTCCGGCCGCGCCCACCCGGACGTGGAGGAGCTGGCCGGGCTGTTCCTCAACACGCTCGTGCTGCGCGGCGACCTGTCCGGCGAGCCGTCCTTCGCCGAGCTGCTGGCGCGCACCCGCGAACGGGTGCTGGACGCGCACGACCACGCCGAGCTGCCGTTCGAGGTGCTGGTGCAGGAGCTGGCCGAGGAGCGCGACCTGACCCGCAACCCGCTGTTCCAGGTGATGCTCGCCTACCAGAACGTGCCGCCGGCGCCGCCGGACGCGGCGGGCGTCGCCCTCCGCACCCTCGACGTCGACCCGGGCGTGACGCAGGCGGACCTGCACCTGGTGATCGAGGAGTCCGGCGACGGGCTGACGGGCGTCCTGCACTACGCGACGGACCTGTTCGACCACGACCGCATGGAGCGCTTCGCCGGCCACCTGCGCGCGCTCCTCGCCGCCGCCCTGGCCGAGCCGGAGCGGCCGGTCGCCGACCTGCCGCTGCTCACCCCCGCCGAGCTGGACGTCATCCGCCGCGCCAACGACACCGCCGCCCCCGCGTCCGACGCGACCCTGGCCGGGCTCGTCGCGGCGCGGGCCGCCCGCACCCCGGACGCGCCCGCCCTGCGCGGCGAGGGCCCCTGGCTCACCTACGCCGAGTTCGCCGCCCGGGTGAACCGCCTGGCCAGGCGGCTGCGCGCGCTCGGGGCCGGGCCGGGCGAGGTCGTCGGGGTGTGCCTGGAGCGCGGGCCCGACCTGGTGGTCGCCGTGCACGCGGTGGTCGCCGCCGGCGCGGCGTACCTGCCGCTGGAGCCCGACCATCCGGCCGCCCGGCTGGCGGGCATGGCGGCCGACGCCGGCGCGCGGCTGACCGTCTCCGCCGGGCGGTTCGCCGACCGGCTGCCTCCCGTCCCGGCGGTGCTGCTCGACCGCGACGCCGGGGACATCGCCGCCGAGGACGCCGCGCCGCCCGGCGGCCCGCCGCACCCCGACGACCTGGCGTACGTCATCTTCACCTCGGGCTCGACCGGCCGCCCCAAGGGCGTCGGCGTCTCCCACCGGGCCATCGTCAACCGGCTGGCCTGGATGCAGGACGCCTTCCGGCTGACCGGCGACGACCGGGTGCTGCACAAGACGCCGTTCTCGTTCGACGTGTCGGTGTGGGAGCTGTTCTGGCCGCTCACGGCGGGCGCGGGGCTGGTGGTCGCGCGGCACGGCGGGCACGCCGACCCCGCCTACCTGGCCGCCGTGCTGGAGCGGGAGTCGATCACCACCGTGCACTTCGTGCCGTCCATGCTGGACGCCTTCCTGTCCGAGCCGGGGCTCGGCGGGCGGCTCGGCGCGCTCCGCACCGTGGTCTGCTCGGGGGAGGCGCTGGGCGCGGGCCTCGCCGCCCGCTTCGCCGCCGCGCTGCCCGGCGCGGGCCTGCACAACCTGTACGGGCCGACCGAGGCGGCCGTGGACGTGTCGTGGCACGCGTGCCGGCCGGGCGAGGACCCGGTGCCGATCGGCCGGCCGGTGCCCGGCACCCGGCTGGAGATCCTCGACGAGCGGATGCACCGCGTCCCCGTCGGGGTGCCCGGCGGCCTGTGGATCGGCGGCGTGCAGCTCGCCCGCGGCTACGCCGCCCGTCCCGCGCTGACGGCCGAACGGTTCGTCCCCGACCCGTATGGATCTGTTGGCGGCCGGCTGTACGACACCGGCGACCTGGCGCGCTGGCGGCCGGACGGCGAGATCGAGTACCTGGGGCGGTCCGACCACCAGGTCAAGATCCGCGGCATGCGGGTGGAGCCCGGCGAGGTGGAGGCGGCCCTGGCGGCCCTGCCGGGGGTGCGCGCGGCGGCCGTCCGCGCCCTCGCCGACGGCGCCGGCCTGCGCCTGGCCGGCTACGTCGTCCCGGAGGAGGGCGCCGGCGGGCCGGGCGCGGCGCAGGAGTGGGAGCGGCTGCTGCGCGACCGGCTGCCCGCCCACCTGGTGCCCGCGACCTGGACCGTGCTCGCCGAGCTGCCGCTCAACCGCAGCGGCAAGCTGGACCGCGACGCCCTGCCCGACCCCAGGGCCGCCGGGCCGCGGGCGCACGCCGAGCCCGAAGGGGCGGCCGAGCGGGCCGTCGCGGACGCCTGGCGCGGGGTGCTGGGGCTGGAGCGGGTCTCGGCCCACGACAACTTCTTCGCCGTCGGCGGCGACTCCATCCGCAGCCTCAAGGTGGTCGCCCGGCTGCGCGCGGCCGGCTACGCGGTGCGGCTGGAGCAGCTCTTCCGCCACCAGACCGTCCGGGAGCTGGCCGGCCGGCTCCTGCCGGAGGCGGCGGCCGCGCCCGAGGCGCAGGAGCGGCCGTTCGGCCTGCTCGACCCCGAGGACCTGGCACGACTGCTGGAAGGCGAGGCGCGATGA
- a CDS encoding non-ribosomal peptide synthetase produces MTVTTGTTAGAARGLEDAYPLAALQAGMLYHSAYEPDAVTYHDLTTITLRGRFDAGAFTAALAEVTARHPVLRTSIDLTGFKEPLQLVHRTATLPLEVTDLSGDPAAGRRLAAWSEAEKRRPFDWASPPLARAHVHVLPGELFAFSLSFHHAILDGWSVAALVTELLRRYHGHLTGDPLPVVPPGAAFRELVAAERAAVAAPETRGFWQARVADAPGTRLPRLPGPHGEPGAEVLRLPLAAGLVDRLGAAARRVAVPLRTLLLAAHLRVLALVTGEREVMTGLVTHSRPESEAGEEVLGLFLNTVPLRLDVAAATWGELAREVFEAELALLPHRRYPLFEIQRAAGRSPLLDVLFDFRDFHVYQGLPGVEIVGQEFFEQTDVPFAAAFGRSREHGGFDLTLTYDRAQFGAEQVARIGELYLTALGQAADPDADPRPADPYLARDAAAIDGWNATARPYPDAALHELIGEQAARTPDAPAVCYGGTWIGYGELARRAAEVTGRLTAAGVRPGDVAGVFLDRGPDLLPALLGVLGAGAAYLPLEPGLPPERLAYMIEDAGARTVLTTTALAAALPGGVALPVDGPLPAAVGAPRRVHPDALAYVIYTSGSTGRPKGVGVSHRAIVNRLRWMQEAFGLEAGERVLHKTPLSFDVSVWELFWPLTVGAGLVVAEPGAHRDGARLARLAEAHGVTTAHFVPSMLELFLDEPRLPALRRLICSGEALSAELAARCHDRLPHTELHNLYGPTEAAVDVTWHPCEPGEPLIPIGRPVANTRLEVLDADGRRVPVGTPGELCLGGVQLARGYAGRPALTAERFVPDPYGPPGARLYRTGDVARWLPGGEVQYLGRTDFQVKIRGQRVELGEIEALLAAEPAVRAAVVVLRGERLVGYVVPEGDRLPDLAPALRRRLPDHMVPATWVRLDALPVTANGKLDRAALPEPGDAGRAPYLPPRDPFEARLATLWEETLGVESVGVHDDFFALGGHSLLALRLTMRLRKELGRDVPLSAVLTAPTVALLAAELRRPQDNDGLPQRIVPLRPGGERAPLFLFHALGGQVFRYLPLTRHLGADQPVYAVQAAGLAPGERPHATLAEMVDDYTAHLLKVRPHGPYVLGGYCIGGNIALETARRLRELGERVPLVVLFYSDAAEPVLRASLEDDAVLLTHALAGGNVEVDLDDLHRMSPDERLLAVIDAASRAGTLQPDTADLRQARRFVAVFRANAHAVGHYRHAPYDGDVLLFSPAAPGVPPDDMGWRDVVTGRLRISPIHGERFTVMYEPRVAQAAAELRSSIDHGLTPRD; encoded by the coding sequence ATGACCGTCACGACGGGAACGACCGCGGGGGCCGCGCGCGGCCTGGAGGACGCCTATCCTCTGGCCGCGCTGCAGGCGGGCATGCTCTACCACAGCGCGTACGAGCCGGACGCGGTCACCTACCACGACCTGACCACGATCACCCTGCGCGGCCGGTTCGACGCCGGCGCGTTCACGGCGGCGCTGGCCGAGGTGACCGCCCGGCACCCGGTCCTGCGCACCTCGATCGACCTGACCGGGTTCAAGGAGCCGCTGCAGCTCGTGCACCGGACGGCCACGCTGCCGCTGGAGGTGACGGACCTGTCCGGCGACCCGGCGGCCGGGCGACGGCTGGCCGCGTGGTCGGAGGCGGAGAAGCGGCGGCCGTTCGACTGGGCGTCGCCGCCGCTGGCCCGCGCGCACGTGCACGTGCTGCCCGGCGAGCTGTTCGCGTTCAGCCTGAGCTTCCACCACGCCATCCTCGACGGGTGGAGCGTCGCCGCCCTGGTCACCGAGCTGCTGCGGCGCTACCACGGGCACCTCACCGGCGACCCGCTGCCGGTCGTCCCGCCCGGCGCGGCCTTCCGCGAGCTGGTGGCCGCCGAGCGCGCCGCCGTGGCCGCGCCGGAGACGCGCGGCTTCTGGCAGGCCCGCGTGGCCGACGCCCCCGGCACCCGGCTGCCCCGGCTGCCGGGCCCGCACGGCGAGCCGGGGGCCGAGGTGCTGCGCCTGCCGCTGGCGGCGGGCCTCGTGGACCGGCTCGGCGCGGCGGCGCGGCGGGTGGCGGTGCCGCTGCGCACCCTGCTGCTGGCCGCCCACCTGCGCGTGCTCGCCCTGGTCACCGGCGAGCGCGAGGTGATGACCGGCCTGGTCACGCACAGCCGCCCGGAGAGCGAGGCCGGCGAGGAGGTGCTCGGCCTGTTCCTCAACACCGTGCCGCTGCGCCTCGACGTCGCCGCCGCCACGTGGGGCGAGCTGGCGCGCGAGGTGTTCGAGGCGGAGCTGGCGCTGCTGCCGCACCGGCGCTACCCGCTGTTCGAGATCCAGCGGGCCGCCGGCCGCTCGCCGCTGCTGGACGTGCTGTTCGACTTCCGCGACTTCCACGTCTACCAGGGGCTGCCCGGCGTCGAGATCGTCGGGCAGGAGTTCTTCGAGCAGACCGACGTGCCGTTCGCCGCCGCGTTCGGCCGCTCCCGCGAGCACGGCGGCTTCGACCTGACCCTCACCTACGACCGGGCCCAGTTCGGCGCGGAGCAGGTGGCGCGGATCGGCGAGCTCTACCTGACCGCGCTCGGCCAGGCCGCCGACCCGGACGCCGACCCGCGTCCCGCCGATCCGTACCTGGCCCGCGACGCCGCCGCGATCGACGGCTGGAACGCCACCGCCCGGCCCTACCCGGACGCCGCCCTGCACGAGCTGATCGGCGAGCAGGCCGCGCGCACCCCGGACGCGCCCGCCGTCTGCTACGGCGGGACCTGGATCGGCTACGGCGAGCTGGCCCGGCGGGCCGCCGAGGTGACCGGCCGGCTCACCGCCGCCGGCGTCCGGCCCGGCGACGTGGCCGGGGTGTTCCTCGACCGCGGGCCCGACCTGCTGCCCGCCCTGCTCGGCGTGCTCGGCGCCGGGGCGGCGTACCTGCCGCTGGAGCCCGGCCTGCCGCCGGAGCGGCTGGCGTACATGATCGAGGACGCGGGGGCGCGCACGGTGCTCACCACCACGGCGCTGGCGGCGGCGCTGCCGGGCGGCGTCGCCCTGCCTGTCGACGGGCCCCTCCCTGCTGCCGTGGGCGCGCCGCGGCGCGTGCACCCCGACGCGCTCGCGTACGTCATCTACACCTCGGGCTCCACCGGCCGCCCCAAGGGCGTCGGCGTCTCCCACCGCGCCATCGTCAACCGGCTGCGCTGGATGCAGGAGGCGTTCGGGCTGGAGGCCGGCGAGCGGGTGCTGCACAAGACGCCGCTGTCGTTCGACGTGTCGGTGTGGGAGCTGTTCTGGCCGCTCACGGTCGGCGCCGGGCTGGTGGTCGCCGAGCCGGGCGCGCACCGCGACGGCGCCCGGCTGGCCCGCCTCGCCGAGGCGCACGGCGTCACCACCGCGCACTTCGTGCCGTCCATGCTGGAGCTGTTCCTCGACGAGCCCCGCCTGCCGGCGCTGCGCCGGCTCATCTGCTCGGGCGAGGCGCTGAGCGCCGAGCTGGCCGCCCGCTGCCACGACCGCCTCCCCCACACCGAGCTGCACAACCTGTACGGCCCGACGGAGGCGGCCGTGGACGTCACCTGGCACCCCTGCGAGCCGGGCGAGCCGCTGATCCCCATCGGCCGGCCCGTCGCCAACACCCGCCTGGAGGTCCTCGACGCCGACGGCCGACGGGTCCCCGTCGGCACCCCCGGCGAGCTGTGCCTCGGCGGCGTCCAGCTCGCCCGCGGGTACGCCGGCCGGCCCGCGCTCACCGCCGAGCGGTTCGTGCCCGACCCGTACGGCCCGCCCGGCGCCCGCCTCTACCGCACCGGCGACGTCGCCCGCTGGCTGCCCGGCGGCGAGGTGCAGTACCTCGGCAGGACCGACTTCCAGGTCAAGATCCGCGGCCAGCGGGTCGAGCTGGGCGAGATCGAGGCGCTGCTCGCCGCCGAGCCCGCCGTCCGGGCCGCCGTCGTCGTGCTGCGCGGCGAACGGCTCGTCGGCTACGTCGTGCCCGAGGGCGACCGGCTGCCCGACCTCGCCCCGGCGCTCCGCAGGCGGCTGCCCGACCACATGGTGCCGGCCACCTGGGTCCGGCTGGACGCGCTGCCCGTCACCGCCAACGGCAAGCTCGACCGGGCCGCGCTGCCCGAGCCCGGCGACGCGGGGCGGGCGCCGTACCTGCCGCCGCGCGACCCGTTCGAGGCCAGGCTCGCCACGCTGTGGGAGGAGACGCTCGGCGTGGAGTCCGTCGGCGTGCACGACGACTTCTTCGCCCTCGGCGGGCACTCCCTGCTGGCGTTGCGGCTCACCATGCGGCTGCGCAAGGAGCTGGGCCGCGACGTGCCGCTGTCGGCCGTGCTCACCGCGCCGACCGTCGCGCTGCTCGCCGCCGAGCTGCGCCGCCCCCAGGACAACGACGGCCTCCCGCAGCGGATCGTGCCGCTGCGGCCCGGCGGCGAGCGCGCCCCCCTGTTCCTGTTCCACGCGCTCGGCGGCCAGGTGTTCCGCTACCTGCCGCTGACCCGGCACCTCGGGGCCGACCAGCCGGTCTACGCCGTGCAGGCGGCCGGCCTCGCCCCCGGCGAGCGGCCGCACGCCACCCTCGCCGAGATGGTGGACGACTACACCGCCCACCTGCTCAAGGTCCGCCCGCACGGCCCGTACGTGCTGGGCGGCTACTGCATCGGCGGCAACATCGCCCTGGAGACCGCCCGCCGGCTGCGCGAGCTGGGCGAGCGGGTGCCGCTCGTCGTGCTGTTCTACTCCGACGCGGCCGAGCCGGTGCTGCGCGCCTCGCTGGAGGACGACGCCGTCCTGCTCACCCACGCCCTGGCCGGCGGCAACGTCGAGGTCGACCTCGACGACCTGCACCGGATGAGCCCCGACGAGCGGCTGCTGGCCGTCATCGACGCCGCCTCCCGCGCCGGCACCCTGCAGCCCGACACCGCCGACCTGCGCCAGGCCCGCCGCTTCGTCGCGGTCTTCCGCGCGAACGCGCACGCCGTCGGCCACTACCGGCACGCCCCCTACGACGGGGACGTGCTGCTGTTCTCCCCGGCCGCGCCGGGCGTCCCGCCCGACGACATGGGCTGGCGGGACGTCGTCACCGGCCGCCTGCGCATCTCGCCCATCCACGGCGAGCGCTTCACCGTCATGTACGAGCCCCGGGTCGCCCAGGCGGCCGCCGAGCTGAGGAGCAGCATCGACCATGGCCTCACCCCCCGCGACTGA